The segment ATTGAATAAAGATAAATCCTATGAATGCAAATCAAATCAACTCCTCCATTAATGATATTAAATGTTTAATTGACTCTAAAGGTTAAAGCCAACAAATCTTTCTTTCAACACTTACATGTGGGTTAGCTCTATACTGGAGGGACATCTGTTTCAGttgcttattatttttctccACAGTCTCACAGGCACATTGGGGCGGACATAATTGTTCTATCCTCTGGTCTACTATTTCAAACCACTTGAGAATTCCTGGCAACTCTGACTCTATTGTGTATGTTATCCTCTCAATCCAGAGGTTCTGCAATAAAGCAAACACTATATTAGTTTATTTTGTATGACTTGTAGTACAGAATTTATGAATCCAATCACTTACATGGATGACCTTTTAAAAAATACTGGTAAACCATACTGACTACTAATGAAatttaaacacaaacaaaaaaaagatgcAAACACTACTCAAATCATACATAAATACCTTAAACTCATTATCCTTGTCTGCACCTCCACGATATGTTGCTCTGTCATAAAAGAAACAGCGAACATGATTGACAGCATAGTACTTGAGAATCCTCTCATCAACTTCCAAGCCGTCAAACTTTGGGTTAGGTTCTGGGATAGGTTTCACAGcacaaatctgaaacaagaaaaCCGAGTTGATTAGTCCATAAAAAATGATCTGCATGGTAATATCAAACTGTAAAATctcaaatattcatattttttccaaaaaataacaatttgtcggaaattgtatttttcctaactatgcaaacctgaggttctttaacaataggaaggtacttagtggCAGCTGAACCGGCTCGTAAAgccccttttgttttttttgaaacaagggggttcggtagttaactacttgtccggcagttggcggtcagctcgactgcgaagAGGAGACAcattgctttaggcccaggaaatgtagtgaggggtggcatgaggtgggactatatgtaaaggacctcaggtttgtatagttaggaaaaatacaatttccgacaaattgttatttgttccgatacgtacacaaaccctcggtcctttaacaataggaagactcacttcttggtgggtggaatcttgAGTCTTATGAACACACTGGTGTTCatcctaccttggattccctccctggtcgtaagagcagagggagggatcctagcctctgccctgaagatcggggtgtgcaccgcaggatcagtggtcagacttctggaccagatttataagagggaggagcgtacctcttataaatagcaaaaggcaagaactagttcctacttcaagagccaaaataaagacatgggtttgtctcttgttggcttccactccccccccttgtcagggagtggtggataaacactcctatccctactgaaagggatagaatggagctcagttgtgtagcttacctgcattggCCTCCTGTTCAGTGTACTGACggccgcggccctctgcccacaggtagaggagaagaacgaaggaggaagagaagccagtcactctctctttcactcatccattcatgcagtcacgcaaggatgcaatgctgttctgtctgctcgggtgctgggtagactacacaacttgttgagcagccaccacgggtcccaaggaaaaagtgtccaaggacctgtgggtaatatcccgaaggtagaatgaagtgaaggtggtctggttggcccaaacccctgccttcagaacctgcgccagggagaagttcttgcagaacgcaagggttggaccaatacctctgacttcgtgggctcttggacgaagggtacgggtgtcgtcactaccatccgtgtcgtacgccctcctgatcatctcacgcagccagaaagaaagactgttcttggaaacttctttcttggtaaccctggtgctaacgaagaggcgtcgacactcaggcctgaggtgccaagttctcttcagatagcaccatagcgccctcacaggacaaagcagcatctcatccgcatcattatcggtgaaatccttcagggaggggatcgtgaaggactcgaactggtcgtcagggaccgaaggattctgagtcttcgctacgaagttcgggacgaattCGAgagtcacggatccccatcccctggattgcttgacatcgaaggaaagaccatgaagttcccctactctcttcgacgatgccagggccagcaagaagagggtcttgagagtcagatccctgtctgacgactctcggattggctcgaagggtctgcaaGTCAAACTActaaggacaagagtcacatcccaccccgggggactgagttccctgggtgggcaagacctctcgaagctcttcatcaggagggagatctcgaaggaagaagagatgtccacacctcgcggtttaaggactagggccagggcggctgtgtatcctttaactgcagaaaaggagaggagcttctctcggtgaagaaaaaggaggaaatccactacctgctaaacagtggctctgagaggagagagaccccgtccacaacaccaaccacagaagacggcccacttcccctggtatacagctgcagaggactgtctgaggtatccagccatctctgttgctgcgctgcgaaggggcactcctcttatgaggttcccgtcgtccagccaccaggctaggtcctgcctcacctcctccgtgagggacacagggaagaagggagggtcccttgcctgtgaccaacactcctatatagtctccactgaagagaccgcaggtgaagactcccgtgagggactagcttctcgagagacgacaggtgaccgatcacgacctgccactgctgagctggttgctcctggAGAGATAGGAACTGTCTTGCtacctccctgaacctgctgatccgcaaatctgcggggaagactcgccctgctaccgtgtcgatcagcatacccaggtacttcatcctctgcttgggctcgagatctgacttttcgtaattcactacgattcCCAGATCGGGGCAGAATtcaaggagtcgatctctgtcctgtagcaactgcgagcgggagctcgccaggactaaccaatcatcgAGATATCTCAAGAGACATATCCCTACCGAgagggcccaagccgacaccagcgtgaacactcgcgtgaacacctgtggggcggttgagagaccgaaacaaagtgccctgaactggtacaccgtcctgtcAAGGATGAAGCGgaagtacttcctggaggattgatggatgggtatctggaaatatgcgtccttcagatccaccgaaAGCGTGAAGTCGTTcaccctgatggaatcgagcactgaacgtgcattttccatcatgaaccgagtcaGGCAAACGAatcagttcaagggagagagatctatcaccgggcaccagccccctgaagacttctccactaggaagagtcggctgtagaagccAGGCGACTGATCCTATACaatctccacagcacgtttgctcagcatggcttctacttcctgccgaagcgtcacgtccttggtcgagacaggaacgtaggtttgcagatggaccgggttggaggtgaggggtggccgagactcgaagggtagtagaaatccctcccgaaggacgtttactatccaggtctccgcaccgtagcgctgccatgtcaCCCCATGGCTTGCCAGgcacacttccggcagcaggtgagggggaacgccgtccctagcgtttccctcctctcttcgacttcttcttcccagatcctcctcaagatgactgggaggagggctggttgcggtcactccttacagcagaagtcaaaggcagagtctttcctctcggcttcgacgaggcgaccgtcttggccgcagaggaagcgctagctaagctcttGGGCTTAGCAGCAGCCgtccgaggttgcccagccaccttggagactgcctggtgtacaagacggtcactgtcgtcagtgcactGCTGTTCCACCgcagtgtccaccatctctctggggaagagagaggaggaactccgcaccggtccgttgcgaagacccagagccgctTCATGCCTAgctgccctggtcactcgggtgagaacagcgtctctatgccggagaaccaggttggcccacaggttagccgtctggtgggccaggagactgcttggaatgctgccattgcggtagattccaaggcaaggacctcttgctgcaagaaccaaaggttctccgacaggagctgcggcagagtcacccccggagttagcctagctagctccgggttaacctgtttgggcggcagagggtcctctgaaggcaAGAAGAGGTGCCTCTGTCAcagtagaggtggaggaaggagcttggaagacctaccggaccgaagcgaaccctcctgtccggagacgagagcgtccacttggctcagcacgctgtcagccaaggccgatcgcagcagacccaccgtcgtcctgggttccttcttaggtccccagaatgactccaagCCCACTGTGGGCTCGGAAgatgggagcagcgatccttccccgaggtcgttgtgctgatgtATCACCACAATTACCTCCGCGAAccacctctggatctcaggagtgactgcatcctgtggagacggaccgtcaagcccgtccaacgagaatgcctcctgagaccctcctccttccacaagaggaaccacgacagacccctcctggtttcctcctgccacttgcgcgtacgatctggttggtccgaggaccgtgccaggttcgtagggagTCGTGGCGGGatctcgcgatcactcctgattgcctcgctcttcccggtgaagcccgaggaagttgaagggatcggagaggcagacctgacgctcccccgcgaccaccggcagaaccggtgtgctgagggggctgcaggcgatcaccaacctgcGGTGGCAATcgggctgcaggcctggtcgagcggctggaccgagaacagtggcGACAGTcctgagcgtcagaagagctgctgctggtccccctctccgcccggtcccagtAGGAGTggtggtcaggggacctgcagagtccgctgtcgcggtggaagcgaggcctgtcctcacggcacgtcacgccgcttggaccagccgaggctggttcaggcgaccgaggggaccgcttcctcgcctcagcccgcgagCAGTCTGGGAcagtcacgtcaaccctgggtaccagcttatcgccgcgagagcgatccctggtctggtgagagtcgcctgagcaaccccgccagtcttccgctccgtgcctggatcctggcgccgagcagACTttgttgcctgggtcttggctgtacggtcaaccgcaggtgaccatacactcggtgactctcgcgaacgagaggccaagaCGGTACCTGGcatcgaggcagaacctctggcgccaggtgaggagttgccggtgttagccggcactcctccggtcctcgtcttcttcttccttacggaaggagagacgggccccattcccgaaggaacaggaggaccggcGGAAGTCCCAAccatcccaccggagtgggacagacccttagaagtctcagcacgagccttcttagggggggaggaagcaaccttcttcttcttcggttgtggggccttagaagttgaaggggaagcggcggcagacaacgacgacgaagaagacgatgaagacaatgacgacaccttcctcctcctcttcttcttcttcgtcagcttcctcagcaccaccgtcaggtcttccatccaggacagagccagggcagttgccaaagcaatagggcccgactgcacctgtatGGAAGGACCTGGGGAACGGTagcatactcaggaacaggaggcggggcaggaaccagcggcatcctctgcacaggaggcagtACCagaggagagctcttgggacaccggggCTATAGCAGGAGCAGCAAAACCAGGTGGCGGCGTCACAGTGGGCATCGAAACCTCCGGCAGCGGTGTctgcacagcagctgtcggggtcaccgtggCTATGTGCTGAGTGTACACCCATGGTGCAGCAGGCAGCACCGTTTTAGCCCGGCTATGGACACCGTTCGTGGTAGTCGGACCCGTGTGTTACCAGCATGGTCCCTCTtgccaggtgactcagcagcccctggaccgtcggtgtcccttgcaaaaaaaaacaagcgAGTACCGGCCTGTCCGAGATTGTCCCCCGTGCAAGCAGGTCTGAGGAAGGAAAAATTCGGGGCGAGTTAGTGGGGGGTGGTCCCCCTCGCCCGGGAGGGACAGTTCCTGCCCAGCGAATGGAGGACCCGAGTATaaactggatgtcggggtatctcgcgcccCCCTCCATGCTCGACTGATCAAGAGAGAAGGAGTGAGAAAcctccccgaaggggaaggagccaaaCAAGaaagctgagatggagggagaaaagaggaagaggtGTCCGTGACCAAGGGCGTAGCCGGAGAactctccgacgactccttggcagcttcttcctccccccatagcgcttccactgctcctccgaccaaaaaaTACAAGTATCACATGTTTCGGTGCGAGAGTATTCTCGCCCTCTACACAGAGTATaaaaatcatgaggatcaacctctacagatgatcggaaggccccacacttacggccctccacaacAGGGCACAATCTGCAGCTGATGgaggatggatgtatgagttttagggcaaaagcccaggcactggggccaaagaagccattcagcgcagtaatggagagtaaataaattacattataaatgagttaattAGTGTATGAAGAAAttggttcatatataaattaccatatgagaaatgaatgaactaatgaagaaatgaatgaagaaaatgcttaataaataaatatatatatctatgatgtgatagataaaaaacgattaaatgttattaaaaatgtttatcgactttaaaaaggagatgagagcagaaatatctgctttatctcccaaaatatcacaaagggatttacccctaagatatctctctctctggttaaaaatCTTGGGCAAGGCAAACCAGAATGTGCTACCACTGTTAGAATTCTCGGCCACAGCAAAGCAACACACTGGAGGGCTGTCcccttctaaaaaaataaatgatgggaGTCAAattaagtgtgcccaatcctcagtctgccttcaaaaactatttctgttcgcctatcagactggaaagacgaaagccacggcaatatattatttctaatattcgtactttctattattggcaagatgagaagtccatctttcttgccatttgctttaaaatataagacctaaaaggaccttttagatctgtatgagggcactttactaaaggctgtttctgatgacactagcagctttcgttccctatctgccatctcgtttccgcaaatccccatatgtgaagggacccaacagaaagagacagatttacacaaataatacaaatggaggagcgattcttgaactttttgaactaacgaaaggaagctattgaattttttaatagcttctaaagtgcttttggaatcagagtaaatgacaaaattagtgtcgctactttgaacaactatatccagggcagagactatggctgttaattctgctgtgaatatggatgcaaagtcaggtagtttagctgtatatgctgtatcaccaaggataactgcacagccaatACCACTActtgactttgatccatccgtatatatttttgtcacattaatTATGAAACTGTTACGTGCTCGAGTGGGTCCTTTCGGCTATCTTGGGAATCCATTTTCACTTGCAATATTCACTgagaatgataaaaacaaaaaacacatataCGTACGTACGCAGGCTTTGTACATTCACACTgagtaaaaaagaaagataaacgcCTTCACGAAGTGAAGAAAACAGAGCATATgactgaagcgggcagagagacgagCAGGATGTCCACCCActagcgcggccgaaagcaaagtgactcctctcctcacagtcgagctgaccgcccactgccggacaagtagttaactaccgaacccccttgttcgaagcttacgaccggttcagctgccactaagtaccttcctattgttaaaggaccaagggtttgtatacatatcggaacaaattaGAATACTATACAGCTTtgggtataaatatatttacttgtATTCAAACAGACACTACAAATCAACTAAAAACAAATCTTTACTGACTGAAAACCAGTCAAGTCAAGGTTCTCCTAAACAAgagtttatgattatttattttaaaataataaaaagatttctAGTTCATAAAGCTTAAAAGATCTTCCAGACATGACTTAACAAAGTAACACAATGTGATAtcaaataagaacaaaaatgtaTACAATTAAGTTTTATGCATTACTTTGGTTTTGATACCTATAAAGTATTCTATCTGTAAACAGGGGAGATAAAATCTGATGTATCCAATATCAAAACTAATAAATGACATACCTGAATATACTGCCCATCAGATGAACGAATGGTATCATCTGGAGGAGTGTTGGGTGGGAGTATTTTTGCCTGGGGGAACTCCGTTTGTATACGCTGAGTAAAATCTCTTATTTGTTCGTATTCCAAGCCTCGATAAATAAATGCTTTGTTCTGGACAGACATgatacaaaattaatttaattatttaaggGCTGATAGCAAAAGACCtggaaaaatataataagaaaaacaaagaagaatgagTTTACAGCCAACATAAAACACAGACTGGATATTTTAGACAAGCAAGAATGAGTTTAAAGCCACCATAAAACACACCGGGTATCTTAAACTTAGTACATATTACGATCTTAAACTAAATGTCACATAAGATATAGAACAACTTTATAGATATGGGCAATGTACAACCAACAAGGaatgattaaatataaaatttgttattgttaatattattctgttgcatacatatatacgaaaTGGATTACACATTGTTTAATATAAAGAATACAGCAACAGAAAACTATGTTCATCTAAAATCCTACTTTCCAACTACAAAACTAAACTACATTAATTCATGAATGCTctcaaaataacaatttgtcaaaaattgtatttttcctaaatatacaaacatgaggtcctttaacaattggaatgtaacttgcggcatagctggaattacggccgttgaatcttgaacaaggtggttaggcagtaactaccatggggcaggctagcctgcccggatgtaaacactccactttgtctttcggcccaggttcagattgagtggtggcatgaggtgggcatatttgttaaagggcctcaggtttgtatagttaggaaaaatacaattttcgacaaattgttatttgttccgatacgtaatacaaacctttccgtcctttaacaataggaagactcactgctTGGTGAGAGGAATCTGaatgagcctctagaactgactggagttctgcgcacctaggctactcctcctggtcgtaagagtgaggaggagtgccctgctgcctctgacaacttgatcagagtataggagctgcatgattaagagtcagacttctgggccttttctaaatgagtgaggaatcgtgactcatccgaaaaagggctgtgaacaatattggcgtcggagacattaatgcaaagttctgggaagggtttgcattattgtcagtctccttcctccccttgctagaggaaggagcgggattacttctatgattctgataagaaacataaaaaggatgcttatgtataagcttaccgcatcaattgtCCGACCAGacagtgtgagttcgagtcctatcctcaacccgaaggagaGGAATGGAGAGACAAAGCGTGGaggggggagagccagtcactctcgcatccttcttacctctacaactgcacaccatggacgaaATGCAACTTGTCATGTCGAGGAGCTGGGTAACAAAAACACATCTTGCAatcatccaccactggtccagggaatgaggctccaaggacctgtgggcagtcccagagggaaagaaggatatggtcgcaatgacctatccatcttcctgtccgacatattcttcggagtgatgtccagtacccatactggtctatccgtctgcagcgaagtgtctcgcggtctcgtatcccactgcagcgaagtctcttgcGGTCTCGTACCCCACTGCGGCGAAATCTCTTTGTCTCCgtggtggataggacaccgacactccatggtaggtgtcgatggttatgggtaccggaacacACTAGTAGGATGAAGTAATCATTGATCTGGTACAACCgatactaagtccacagcgtagctcgagAAGGTCTTGGAtgcttcgacagctgccgactgactgcgttcagtTGTGTAAGGCGAGCCGTCCAAGCATCCGAGGTGTAGTCACATGACCcttgccttttgaagggttatgctgagagaccatacaaatcttctatctgttgccaccgatgccggaaggcgagatgatgattctctcaaggcatgtgcccaacaggcgaaagtcaattgccttctagagaccgaggtccctgatggcaagacagaagttctcatagtagttgcatctcagctaaggagaaacaacactatgtgccgttgaagatgaaggtagtaggtgaatgcagacctacgtcttcacagccgaatcgagagaagtaactctcaagattctgaacttagaaaagtcccgCCGATGACACCAGCCCGCGAAGACAGTTTAATCCCTGTcatttacaaaggactgaaaacgctaaaccgctacttcattgctgttcggtgagaagtcggaatTGCAATGAAaacggagcgcttttcagtaatgaaaacacagggatgtactgcctgaagaattgcttctcatgggctgaattatcatcatcatcttcccaggttatccagggaggacatctatatactaattggaagtagagctggcagggcggggaacaggcgatgtcttccattatacatctacaattcggggtgaacaatgaacaattgcacacctacgaatacgagatatatttagaaggcaaactcagatgtctgaagaaatcattctgcattATCGCAGTGGCAGGTGCGATGCAgtgggagactaggctac is part of the Macrobrachium nipponense isolate FS-2020 chromosome 15, ASM1510439v2, whole genome shotgun sequence genome and harbors:
- the LOC135226926 gene encoding dedicator of cytokinesis protein 5-like, translating into MSVQNKAFIYRGLEYEQIRDFTQRIQTEFPQAKILPPNTPPDDTIRSSDGQYIQICAVKPIPEPNPKFDGLEVDERILKYYAVNHVRCFFYDRATYRGGADKDNEFKNLWIERITYTIESELPGILKWFEIVDQRIEQLCPPQCACETVEKNNKQLKQMSLQYRANPHECESLSDSGWKAYESYVRKLERDRIRRSSSRSMSDSKRQGINVSPANPPVAFATPNPVVSPSGPEMVSVEGNALSVILDSLRNLESKVLALEGKSDHSAVKCSDSAPNVVRLAL